In the genome of Halobacterium noricense, one region contains:
- the aceA gene encoding isocitrate lyase, with protein sequence MSDDYPDYTHRDIDNAAGREFRELLADDDPYVFAPGLYHALDARLAERAGHDAVYMSGYSTVLGQFGFPDLEMVSMTEMVENAKRIVDATSLPVVADADTGYGGVHNVRRAVREYEKAGVAAIHIEDQTTPKRCGHIAGKEIVSREKARARFEAAVDATQSEDTVIIARTDAYGSANGDWEEHLERGRIYADAGVDLVWPEMPDPSREDAVEYAETIHETHPDLDLAFNYSSSFAWSEEDDPLTFEELGDLGYEYIFITLYGLHSGAHAVYEDMENIANNAEQAQFDLEDRYLGHETESHHDLSLVSRYQDIETQFDPEARRRIEESEGYSEDESDPITADDEAAATQDD encoded by the coding sequence ATGAGTGACGACTACCCCGACTACACGCACCGAGACATCGACAACGCCGCCGGCCGCGAGTTCCGCGAGCTGCTCGCGGACGACGACCCCTACGTGTTCGCGCCCGGCCTCTACCACGCCCTCGACGCGCGGCTCGCCGAACGCGCCGGCCACGACGCCGTCTACATGAGCGGCTACTCGACGGTCCTCGGGCAGTTCGGCTTCCCGGACCTCGAAATGGTGTCGATGACCGAGATGGTCGAGAACGCCAAGCGCATCGTCGACGCCACCAGCCTCCCGGTCGTCGCTGACGCCGACACCGGGTACGGCGGCGTCCACAACGTCCGGCGCGCCGTCCGCGAGTACGAGAAGGCCGGCGTCGCCGCGATTCACATCGAGGACCAGACGACGCCCAAGCGCTGTGGCCACATCGCCGGGAAGGAAATCGTCTCCCGGGAGAAGGCCCGCGCGCGCTTCGAAGCCGCCGTCGACGCCACGCAGTCCGAGGACACCGTCATCATCGCGCGCACCGACGCGTACGGCTCCGCGAACGGTGACTGGGAGGAACACCTCGAACGCGGCCGCATCTACGCGGACGCCGGCGTCGACCTCGTCTGGCCGGAGATGCCCGACCCGTCCCGCGAGGACGCCGTCGAGTACGCCGAAACCATCCACGAGACCCACCCGGACCTCGATCTGGCGTTCAACTACTCGTCGTCGTTCGCGTGGAGCGAGGAGGACGACCCGCTAACCTTCGAGGAGCTCGGCGACCTCGGCTACGAGTACATCTTCATCACCCTCTACGGCCTCCACTCGGGCGCGCACGCCGTCTACGAGGACATGGAGAACATCGCGAACAACGCCGAGCAGGCGCAGTTCGACCTCGAAGACCGCTACCTCGGCCACGAGACCGAGAGCCACCACGACCTCTCGCTGGTCAGCCGCTACCAGGACATCGAGACCCAGTTCGACCCCGAGGCTCGTCGCCGCATCGAGGAGTCCGAGGGGTACAGCGAGGACGAGAGCGACCCGATTACGGCCGACGACGAGGCCGCGGCGACGCAGGATGACTGA